Below is a window of Candidatus Eisenbacteria bacterium DNA.
ATGGGCAGGCGCTCGCCGCCGTAGGCCGCGTTCACGGTGACCAGCTCCTCGCGCCACGCGGGGTTCTGCTCGATCCCGGATTCGACACGGGCATCGAGCGGCGTGGGGTCGTAGTCGTAGAGCCGTCGATAGGCCTGGAACAGCTCGTCCCCGACCGGCACGAGGCTCGCGGGGTCGCGCTCGAAAGCATGGAGGGGTTGGGTTAGCCGGGCGGCCAGCGGCTCCCGCTGCAGCATGCAACGGAACCCGAAAGTCGCCTCACGCTCCAAAGGCGAGCGCGCATCCTGATCGTGAAAGGCGTAGGGCAGCTCGTTCCATGCGCCACCAAGGATGTAGCGGCGGCTGTCCGCCGCGTTCCAGCACCACTCCTTCACGTTCCCCGCCATGTCGTAGGTGCCGAACGGCCCCAGCCCAGCCATGCTTCCCGCCGGCACGGGATTCTTCGCGTTGAAATTGCTCTGCGTGATGATCTCTGAAAAGACGTCCTGCGAGCCCGACGCCCGGTACCAGTGGTACACGGTCGGGAGCTGCCGGCCCGCGAAGGCCGCATAGGCGGCGGCCTCGTGCCAGCTCACACCGGTCACCGGATGATCGTCATGGCCCGTCGGGTAGGCGCCGAACTCCCACGTCCCAGGCCCCGGGCGGCCGGTGGCGTCGCGGAACGTGGAGACGGCTTCCTCCCACGACAGCGTGCGGCCATCGCGGACGAATGGTTCCTTCCAGAACTCGCGGCGACGGTAGCCGCCGGCGTCCACGAAGGCCTTGTACTGGCGGTTCGTGACTTCATGGCGGTCGAGCCAGAAGGCCGGCAGCTCGACCGACTCGCTGGTGCTCTCGACCTCGACCGGTCCGCTCGGAACGAGCACCATGCCTGCGGGCGCCGTTCCGGATTGCACGAGCGCGGCCTCCAACACGCCGCGACCTCCCCGACCGATCACCAGCGTGTCGTAGCCAGGTCGCACGAACCGCCACCGCAAGAGACCGAACGGGACGAACGCCTGCTGGAGGGGTGTGCGTCCGATCGGTAGCCACCCATCGCCACCGATGTAACTGTGAATCGCAACCTCCGCACCGGATGGCTGGCTCTCGAGGTCCAGACGCACGACAAGATGACGCCACGCGTCCCGCAGCTGGTCGTCCTGAGGTGCGATCGCCATGGCCCGGCGCGCGATCACCATGGCTCCCACCACGTCACCCTTCGCGGTCCGCTGTTTCAGCTCGGCGATCGCGGTGCCTCGTGCCCACCGCACGCGAGACTCGCGCACGAGAAGCCACACCGTGACTGTGATCGCGATAGCCGCCAGCACGAGGCCGGTGAACAAGGCCGCGCGGGTGAACCGAGGTGTCGCGCCTCGCCTGCGCCCATGCGCCAGCGCCCGCAGGTCTTCGGCGAGCGCGACCGCCGAGAGATAGCGGTCTTCCGGTCGCCGCTCGAGGCAGCGAGCCACGATGCGCGCAAGCCCCGCGGGAACCTCGGGCCGCAGCGACTGAACGGGCTGCGGCGTGGCCTGGACCGTGGCCGCCAGGACCGCCCAGTCCGAGTCGCCCGTGAAAGGCCGACTCCCGGTGAGCATCACGTAGAGGAGGATGCCCAGCGAGAACACATCCGAAGGCGCTTGGACCGGCCGGCCCTCGATCTGCTCCGGGGACATGTAGCCCACCGATCCCAGGATCGCGCGCGTGCCCGTGAGCTGCGTGGGCATGGCCACCGTGCGGGCGGTCTCGTCGGCCACCGAGGGGGCGTGGAAGCGCGCGAGACCGAAGTCCAGCACCTTCACGCGACCCGTTGGCGTCACCATCACGTTCTCCGGTTTGAGGTCGCGGTGCACGATCTGGGTCTCGTGGGCCATGGCGATGGCGCCGGCGATCTGGATGCCGAGGTCGATCGCCTGGTCGATCGGGAGCCCACCCGGCGGGATCATCTCCGCGAGCGAACGGCCCTCGACACGCTCCATCACGATGTAGTCCAGGCCGTCGGCTTGGGCGATCTCGTGAATGGTGACGATGTTCGGATGATTGAGAGCGGACGCGGCGCGCGCCTCGCGCAGCAGCCGCTTCGCGAGTGCAGGATCGCTCCCTGCCCCGGGCGCGATGACCTTGATGGCGACATCGCGATGGAGGCGGTCATCGCGCGCCGTGTAGACCGCCCCCATGCCGCCTTCGCCGAGACGGCCGGTGACCGCGTAGTGCCCAATCGTGCGTCCGACGAGGGATTCGCTCGCGCCGGGGGAACTCATGGTGGCGGCATCATACGCCACCTGACCTCCTCGGCCGTGGTGTCAGACCGGTGAGGCCGAGGGCGCTACTCCGACGCGCGCGTGACCGCCGTCGAGCGCCGCACCGTGACCGGCACGGCATAGCGCATCGGACCGAGAGGCGTCTCGATCGTTGGGGCGAGATCGAGTCGGAGGTCCTTTTGGAGCGTTCCCTGCCCCGCGATCGCGAGTCCCAGGTCGAAGAGGTCGCGCGCGCCTCCATTGCCGAGCTGCACCAGGTCGATGCGAACGGCGAGCGGCACGTCCGACGTCGCTCCGGGAGCAATCGAGACCGGACTGGCCAGCCCACCGGCCAAGGTCTGGCGGTCGTCGAGGAAGAGCGTCCAATCCAGCGCCACCATGCGCGCGCTGACGGCGTTCTCGGCGGGGTTGGTCGCGTCGACGTGCGCGATCAGCTCGAGCGGCACCTCGTTCGTCGCGATCGCCGCGGCCAGCCGCGCGGCGTGGGCGACGCTCAACGACCGGAAGCTGGTCTTCTCCCCGATCGGGATGCCCGCGATTCGCACGTCGGAGACGCCCGCGAAGTCGAATCGCACCGTGTGGAGCGCAGCGATCTGCTGCAGCGTCGCGCACCCGGGGATGGCGACGACTGCGACCATGGCGATGACCAGCACTCTCCGGGCGTTCATGCCCCAGGTATCGGCCGGTAGGGCGCGCGGCTGAACGCGAGAGCCCTGGTGGCCCTTCGCCTTGCGTTGCAGTTCCTTGCTCTCCCTGGGGAGAGCAAGGGGTTACAGAGTCCTCGCGTCGCTCTCCTGCGAATCGCTCTCCCGCACCTCCCCTGCAGGCTCCTCGCGCGTACGTTCACCAGCCTCGATGCGTCTGCCACGGCTCTCACGCTTCGCCATCATGAATCTCCTGCCGAACATGCGTTCCGCTTCGTACTGGTTGTGAGCGCGACACCGAAGACGAATCCCATCCACCGTGGCAAGACCGCCCCGAGCGACGGGATCGATGTGATCGAATTGCAGGAATCGTCGCTCGTCGCAGCGATGCCCGCTCTCGCTGACGAAGGTGCACCGACCGCCGTCGCGCCGCCAGACCGCGCGCCGCACGTGAGCCGGGACGTAACGCCGGCTGTGGGTCCCCAATCGAAGAGGCCGTGGCTGAAGAGCGGCGCCGAGCTTCTGCCTTTCGACTTGGCGGATCAGCACATCGAGCGCGCGATCGATCAGCTGCGCGACGTCTCCGCATGGAATCACGTGGCTCAGCAGAGCCAGGGCGTGCTGGAGCTTGTCGTAGGTGCTCTGGGGGATGGAGACCTGCAGTCCGAATCGCTGTGGCGCGAGCGGGATCAACTTCGGTCGCTCGTTGGCAGATGCGACCGGTGGCGCCTGCGGCTCCACATCGGAAAACGCTGGCCTCATGGTGGGCGGTTCAGGTTGATCAGCGGCCCCACCGGCCACACCCTGTAATCCTCGCGATGGCAGCGGCTCATTGGCGGGCACGGCGGCCTCGTTCGAGCGTTCCGGCACCACGTCCGCCCTCGACGACGAGGCCCGGCCAGGGAATACTTCCACGATCGTCATCAGCTCTGTTCGTGGGAAGCGCAAAGCGAGCCGCCGCTCGATCTCAGACTTTCGCTGATAATTGGCCATCGCGAGCAGCTCGTCCGCGTTGCCCGGCTTGAGATAAGGCCCCAGCAGACAGACACCGGCCAGGTGGATGCGCCCTTCCGTGAGCGCGGAGAACACCGCAGGAAACCTTCGGGTCAAGCGCGCCGCGTAGATCCGCTTGTAGGCCGCCTGCTCGGACAAGTGGAGCTCGTCCACGCAGTAGGCGTACATCGACGCGTAGCCGGCAGAGAGGAAGAGCCGGCGCCCTTCGACCTCGCAGAGGTACGCCAGGAGCTCCGCCGTGCTGGCTCGATCTCTCGCGACCATCTCCGCCAGGTCGGCCAGGAGCAAGGCGTCACTCAGATGAGTCAGCTTGTAAGTGCTGATCGTCGATCGCTTCGCGGGGGCGATCCGAACGGAGGGCTTTTCCTTTCTATCAGGATTATCGCGAAGCGCAAGGGCAATCACGCCACGAGCGGCACTGGCAAGAACTCGAATCGTTCTGCCGTCAGCATCCATGTAACTTCTTACTCTCCCCGGGGCGAGTAAGAAGTTACATGTCAGCCAGGCGGCAACGGCTAGAACAGGCCAGGAAATCGCGTCGCGGAATCGACTACCAGCGAATGAAGGAGGGCGAGTGCCGTTCACTCCCTATCACTTCGGAGTCGGATTGGCGGCAAAGGCCGCCGCGGCGCCGCGCTTTTCGTGGGTGGCGTTCTGCGCGGCTCAAGTGGTGATCGACTGCGAGACGCTCTATTACCTCAGTCGTCACGAGCATCCCGTTCACCGGTTCTTCCATTCGCTGCTGGGCGCCGGGATGGCTGGAGCCGCGGTATCGGTCGCCTTGATCGGCTTGCTCCGCGCCCTGCCCTGGCTCGAGGCGCCCGCGGGTCATAACGGGTGGCGAAGCCGTGTTCTGCGGAGCGAGCTGTCGCCGGCGGGGGTCTGGGCGGGAGGCCTCTTCGGCGGACTCT
It encodes the following:
- a CDS encoding metal-dependent hydrolase, with translation MPFTPYHFGVGLAAKAAAAPRFSWVAFCAAQVVIDCETLYYLSRHEHPVHRFFHSLLGAGMAGAAVSVALIGLLRALPWLEAPAGHNGWRSRVLRSELSPAGVWAGGLFGGLSHPLLDGMMHSDVRPFLPWSSSNPLLGMIDVEMLHQLCLLAGALGAVGLALWTRADKRVAR
- a CDS encoding protein kinase — translated: MSSPGASESLVGRTIGHYAVTGRLGEGGMGAVYTARDDRLHRDVAIKVIAPGAGSDPALAKRLLREARAASALNHPNIVTIHEIAQADGLDYIVMERVEGRSLAEMIPPGGLPIDQAIDLGIQIAGAIAMAHETQIVHRDLKPENVMVTPTGRVKVLDFGLARFHAPSVADETARTVAMPTQLTGTRAILGSVGYMSPEQIEGRPVQAPSDVFSLGILLYVMLTGSRPFTGDSDWAVLAATVQATPQPVQSLRPEVPAGLARIVARCLERRPEDRYLSAVALAEDLRALAHGRRRGATPRFTRAALFTGLVLAAIAITVTVWLLVRESRVRWARGTAIAELKQRTAKGDVVGAMVIARRAMAIAPQDDQLRDAWRHLVVRLDLESQPSGAEVAIHSYIGGDGWLPIGRTPLQQAFVPFGLLRWRFVRPGYDTLVIGRGGRGVLEAALVQSGTAPAGMVLVPSGPVEVESTSESVELPAFWLDRHEVTNRQYKAFVDAGGYRRREFWKEPFVRDGRTLSWEEAVSTFRDATGRPGPGTWEFGAYPTGHDDHPVTGVSWHEAAAYAAFAGRQLPTVYHWYRASGSQDVFSEIITQSNFNAKNPVPAGSMAGLGPFGTYDMAGNVKEWCWNAADSRRYILGGAWNELPYAFHDQDARSPLEREATFGFRCMLQREPLAARLTQPLHAFERDPASLVPVGDELFQAYRRLYDYDPTPLDARVESGIEQNPAWREELVTVNAAYGGERLP